The following proteins come from a genomic window of Nocardioides albertanoniae:
- the cobU gene encoding bifunctional adenosylcobinamide kinase/adenosylcobinamide-phosphate guanylyltransferase, producing MKVLVTGGVRSGKSRHAESLLAGAAAVAYVAPGPTVEEDPDPDWAARLAAHQASRPQGWRTVESRELAGALSDATARGDTVIVDCLGTWLTAVMDSHDLWEAPSEKATAVVSELVDDAVQVLSICDGDVVLVTNEVGLGVVPAHRSGRLFRDLLGMVNQRLAEVCDEVHLVIAGRVLKL from the coding sequence GTGAAGGTTCTGGTGACGGGCGGGGTGCGGTCGGGGAAGTCTCGGCATGCGGAGTCGTTGCTCGCGGGGGCGGCGGCGGTGGCGTACGTGGCGCCGGGGCCGACGGTCGAGGAGGATCCGGATCCGGACTGGGCGGCGCGGCTGGCTGCGCATCAGGCCAGTCGGCCGCAGGGATGGCGCACGGTCGAGTCGAGAGAGCTTGCCGGTGCGTTGTCTGACGCGACGGCTCGCGGCGACACCGTGATCGTGGACTGTCTCGGCACCTGGCTCACGGCGGTCATGGATTCTCATGATCTGTGGGAGGCGCCCTCGGAGAAGGCGACGGCGGTCGTCTCGGAGCTGGTCGACGACGCGGTCCAGGTGCTCAGCATCTGCGACGGCGATGTCGTGCTGGTGACCAACGAGGTCGGGCTCGGGGTGGTTCCGGCTCACCGCTCCGGACGACTTTTCCGCGACCTGCTGGGCATGGTCAACCAGCGGCTGGCCGAGGTCTGCGACGAGGTGCATCTGGTCATCGCCGGTCGGGTGCTGAAGCTCTAG